A portion of the Flavobacterium limnophilum genome contains these proteins:
- a CDS encoding MFS transporter produces the protein MFGFKKGSVFILVGLYVLTIPFFNALNVTTYDNSQILGHFGASTTVFAYSSYIPAFAMLAFLPLGMKIGKQIKVRTMILSVSFLAILFNTASLYATNIFWFTFWRSLVAMISVIGIFATMIPIVLKYNPAFNMAIMYGIIQFILQGSQHLYKYFGAHFTSIYDWTFSIYFLNVNFLIGIILAWIFYKKDVAPMKGKFQFDWRGWLILIFFFTVILFICAEGQTRNWFSDPMINIAFASLLILIGIYLLHVRFTKEPLIDPDVFKYKNVVIGSFLFFYIGLMNGTGSVVTGFMSGVLGFDGLYQARTHLALLIGICIAIPLSTYLLYKRIYMATIWITGFACYGFFHIILFFRFYPGIAPVDFLLPFVFKGLAIGFLYPISALYIAEGIPTNLGDSRMMSGVISRVVIATLLGGAILGTYISNINVQHKTGLSQQLSPVNQQAQKKLSNIKNYYLHQGASEVEAQKMAEKSLSNQTSQASILLAYKDIYLVMSAVCFLPIFILLLFRLARRPIGKVELEPIPF, from the coding sequence ATGTTTGGATTCAAAAAAGGTAGCGTTTTCATTCTTGTTGGATTATACGTCCTCACGATTCCTTTTTTCAATGCGTTGAATGTAACCACTTACGACAATTCCCAAATTTTGGGACACTTTGGTGCTTCGACCACCGTTTTTGCCTATTCGAGTTATATTCCGGCATTTGCCATGTTGGCTTTTTTACCGTTGGGAATGAAGATTGGAAAACAAATCAAGGTCAGAACGATGATTCTGTCGGTTAGTTTCTTGGCGATACTATTCAACACGGCTTCTTTATATGCGACCAACATTTTTTGGTTTACTTTTTGGCGTTCGCTTGTGGCGATGATTTCCGTTATTGGAATATTTGCCACGATGATTCCCATTGTATTGAAATACAATCCAGCTTTCAACATGGCAATAATGTATGGGATTATCCAATTTATTCTTCAAGGAAGCCAGCACCTTTACAAATATTTTGGAGCGCATTTTACGAGTATTTACGACTGGACTTTCAGCATTTACTTTTTGAATGTCAACTTTTTGATAGGGATCATTTTGGCCTGGATTTTTTACAAAAAAGATGTCGCGCCAATGAAAGGGAAGTTTCAATTCGATTGGAGAGGATGGTTGATCTTGATTTTCTTCTTCACCGTAATTCTTTTCATTTGTGCCGAAGGACAAACCCGAAATTGGTTTTCCGATCCGATGATAAATATTGCCTTTGCGTCATTGCTAATCTTGATTGGAATTTATTTGCTGCACGTTCGTTTTACCAAAGAACCCCTAATCGATCCCGATGTTTTCAAATACAAGAATGTAGTGATTGGTTCGTTCCTGTTTTTTTATATCGGTCTAATGAACGGGACCGGAAGCGTGGTTACCGGATTTATGTCGGGAGTGCTTGGTTTTGATGGACTTTATCAAGCCAGAACCCATTTGGCGTTGTTGATAGGTATATGTATTGCCATTCCTTTATCGACTTATCTTTTGTATAAAAGAATTTATATGGCCACCATCTGGATTACCGGATTTGCCTGTTATGGATTCTTTCACATCATTCTCTTTTTTCGATTTTATCCCGGAATTGCTCCCGTTGATTTTTTGCTGCCTTTCGTTTTCAAGGGATTGGCGATTGGATTCCTGTATCCCATTTCGGCACTTTATATTGCGGAAGGAATTCCTACAAACCTGGGCGATTCGCGAATGATGAGCGGTGTCATTTCACGTGTTGTCATCGCCACTTTACTCGGCGGCGCCATTTTGGGAACCTATATTTCGAACATCAATGTGCAACACAAGACGGGCTTGAGCCAACAATTATCCCCAGTAAATCAACAGGCACAAAAGAAGTTGTCCAACATCAAGAATTATTATTTGCATCAAGGAGCATCCGAAGTCGAGGCACAGAAAATGGCAGAAAAAAGTCTTTCCAACCAAACTTCTCAAGCCTCCATATTGCTGGCCTATAAAGATATTTATTTGGTAATGTCGGCTGTTTGTTTTTTGCCTATATTTATTTTGCTGCTGTTTAGACTCGCCAGAAGACCAATTGGCAAGGTAGAACTGGAACCAATTCCATTTTAA
- a CDS encoding HlyD family secretion protein encodes MSEENTTNEAVQNTEKKRNTILTVLSFVFLIAGGLWILSLFFDFSRYETTNNAQVDAYMNNIAARATGHIAAIQFEANQFVHQGDTLVILDDEEYIIKVKQAEADLAVAEGNLHSLEQTIITSTSNEAATKAKLAGDLADLEKAQKDYERFKNMYADSAVTRNQYDQVVSKLKSTQAYLKAGENGLQASISTTQQSKTNLEAAKATVARKQADLDAAKLQLSYTVITAPIDGFVGERNLSVGDLVSMNQVIASIVLKQKWVTANFKETQVERIKAGQEVTITIDALDDKEFKGKVVGFSPATGAKFSMVEPDNSTGNFVKITQRIPVKIVFEAPAKELEEVKPGMNVTVEIKK; translated from the coding sequence ATGAGCGAAGAAAACACAACTAATGAAGCCGTCCAAAACACGGAAAAAAAGCGAAACACCATCCTGACCGTTCTTTCTTTTGTCTTTTTGATAGCGGGTGGATTATGGATTTTAAGCTTGTTTTTTGATTTCAGTCGATACGAAACCACCAATAATGCGCAGGTTGATGCCTATATGAACAACATCGCGGCACGGGCAACGGGACATATTGCTGCCATCCAATTTGAAGCCAACCAGTTTGTGCATCAAGGCGACACCTTGGTAATTCTAGACGACGAGGAGTACATCATCAAGGTAAAACAAGCCGAAGCTGATTTGGCCGTAGCCGAAGGAAACCTGCATTCACTGGAACAAACCATCATCACTTCCACATCGAATGAAGCGGCAACCAAGGCAAAACTGGCAGGCGACTTGGCCGACCTTGAAAAAGCACAGAAGGATTACGAACGATTCAAGAACATGTATGCCGACTCGGCGGTGACCCGCAATCAATACGACCAAGTGGTTTCCAAATTAAAATCGACGCAAGCCTATCTCAAAGCGGGCGAGAATGGACTGCAGGCCAGCATTTCTACAACCCAACAAAGCAAAACCAATCTGGAAGCCGCCAAAGCAACCGTAGCCCGAAAACAAGCCGATTTGGATGCGGCAAAATTGCAGTTGTCTTACACCGTAATCACGGCTCCAATTGATGGATTTGTGGGCGAACGCAATTTGTCCGTTGGCGATTTGGTAAGCATGAACCAGGTAATTGCCTCGATCGTGCTGAAACAAAAATGGGTCACGGCCAATTTCAAGGAAACCCAAGTGGAAAGAATCAAGGCAGGGCAGGAGGTTACCATTACCATTGATGCACTGGACGACAAGGAATTCAAGGGAAAAGTGGTGGGATTTTCGCCGGCAACAGGAGCCAAGTTTTCGATGGTGGAACCCGATAATTCCACGGGAAATTTCGTTAAAATTACCCAACGCATTCCCGTAAAAATAGTATTTGAGGCACCAGCCAAGGAGTTGGAAGAAGTAAAACCCGGAATGAATGTAACGGTCGAAATAAAAAAATAA
- a CDS encoding TolC family protein, translating to MKKLKIKYLTLVLAFLASGMGYSQNIDLSNTRILKLEEALQLGIQNNKQLKMATTDVAIANENLSQSKIARAPYIGLNAGYNYIGNPKIYEGFYEESITMDYFNNQSSGNILGSMPIYNGGAINNKIEQQQLISNMKESVVKMTEAEVKLAIVQQYFTLEKLYRQIEVTKQNIINTDLRIKQLQSRVSNGQNLKSDLLRTELQQSRFKVSVFQDANNIKLVSNYLDILIGLPTDTVLKPEVSGAMIPTETINLEESLSEAYKNRVEIKQSEIGVQLSESSLSLTRSGFKPNVNANFMLNTQYPAQWPNYPNILNYWAAGVSLNWDISSFYNLKHRVNANKFEIEKSNTALENTKDQIDKEVKTVFVRFVESRENIITFKKDVELSLSNYKIVKSRYDNDFALISDMVDAELQVNGAKISLINANLDLIIQYYSLQYAMGKL from the coding sequence TTGAAAAAATTAAAAATAAAATATTTGACTTTAGTTTTGGCTTTCCTTGCCAGTGGAATGGGATATTCACAAAATATTGATTTATCCAATACAAGGATTCTAAAGCTGGAAGAAGCCCTTCAATTAGGCATTCAAAACAACAAACAACTCAAAATGGCGACTACCGATGTGGCCATTGCCAATGAAAACCTGAGCCAGTCCAAAATTGCCAGAGCACCCTATATCGGTCTGAATGCGGGTTACAATTACATTGGAAACCCAAAAATTTACGAAGGCTTTTACGAAGAAAGCATCACCATGGATTATTTCAACAATCAATCCTCGGGAAATATTTTGGGTTCGATGCCCATCTACAACGGAGGCGCCATCAACAACAAAATAGAGCAACAACAGTTGATCAGCAACATGAAGGAATCGGTGGTCAAAATGACCGAAGCCGAAGTGAAATTGGCCATCGTGCAACAATATTTCACCCTCGAAAAATTATACCGCCAGATAGAGGTGACCAAGCAAAACATCATCAACACCGATTTGCGCATCAAGCAACTCCAATCGCGCGTTTCCAACGGTCAAAACCTCAAAAGTGATTTGTTGCGAACCGAATTGCAGCAGTCCCGTTTTAAAGTTTCGGTATTTCAGGATGCCAACAACATCAAATTGGTCAGTAATTATCTGGACATCTTGATTGGTTTGCCAACGGACACCGTGTTGAAACCCGAAGTTTCGGGAGCAATGATTCCCACGGAAACCATCAATTTGGAAGAAAGCCTGTCCGAAGCCTATAAAAACCGAGTGGAAATCAAGCAATCCGAAATCGGGGTGCAATTGTCCGAATCCTCCTTGAGCCTTACACGAAGTGGGTTTAAACCCAACGTGAATGCCAATTTTATGTTGAATACACAATATCCCGCTCAATGGCCCAATTATCCCAATATTCTCAATTATTGGGCTGCCGGAGTTTCATTGAATTGGGATATTTCCAGTTTTTACAACTTGAAACACCGCGTGAATGCCAACAAATTTGAAATAGAGAAAAGCAACACGGCTTTGGAAAACACCAAAGACCAGATTGACAAGGAAGTAAAAACCGTTTTTGTCCGCTTTGTGGAAAGCAGGGAAAACATCATCACCTTCAAGAAAGACGTGGAACTTTCGCTGAGCAATTACAAAATTGTAAAAAGCCGATACGACAATGATTTTGCCTTAATCAGCGACATGGTCGATGCCGAATTACAGGTAAACGGGGCGAAAATTTCCCTAATCAATGCCAATTTAGATTTAATTATTCAATATTATTCTTTGCAATATGCAATGGGTAAACTATAA
- a CDS encoding HU family DNA-binding protein encodes MAIKFKTQSRKNPQDLTAPEKFYAAAIADGDVDLDRLAELISYQCTVTETDCYAVLMALEHNIIGELKQGRIVKLGRLGNFQVGISSTGSDTAAEVSATAIRKSRILFRPGKKMRTMLDGVSFKKAG; translated from the coding sequence ATGGCTATTAAATTTAAAACCCAGTCAAGAAAGAATCCTCAGGACCTGACTGCCCCTGAAAAGTTCTATGCCGCTGCCATTGCAGATGGCGATGTCGATTTGGATAGGCTCGCAGAGCTGATTTCCTATCAATGTACGGTTACCGAAACCGACTGTTATGCCGTGTTGATGGCCTTGGAGCACAACATCATTGGCGAACTGAAGCAAGGTAGAATCGTCAAATTGGGCAGATTGGGTAATTTCCAGGTGGGCATCAGCTCTACGGGAAGTGACACTGCTGCAGAAGTTTCGGCAACCGCCATCAGAAAAAGTCGCATTTTGTTCCGTCCGGGCAAAAAAATGCGCACGATGCTGGATGGCGTATCCTTCAAAAAAGCTGGCTAG
- a CDS encoding type I restriction-modification system subunit M translates to MAAEQKQKLEQQLWNIANTLRGKMDADDFRDYILGFIFYKYLSTKMDLYANTILKPDGLTFQQIEGHPDEVALLEEIKQLALDKLGYFLLPSELFSELARRGNAGGKNNFILGDLAKVLTHIEQSTMGSESEEDFGNLFSDLDLTSHKLGKSEADKNELIVKVLVHLDEIDFDLENVDSDVLGDAYEYLIGQFASGAGKKAGEFYTPQQVSSILAQLVTVGKDQLKSVYDPTCGSGSLLLRVAKEVKDVSAFYGQEMNPTTYNLCRMNMIMHDVHYKRFDIKNEDTLERPQHYDMRFEAIVANPPFSANWSASPLFMNDDRFSAYGKLAPSSKADFAFVQHMIHQLDDNGTMAIVLPHGVLFRGGAEGHIREYLIKEKNYLDAVIGLPANIFYGTSIPTCILVLKKKRTDAQNILFIDASQHYEKVKTQNVLRTEDIDKIISTYEKRKPEEKYSHIAALSEVETNDYNLNIPRYVDTFEEEDAVDLKAITTELRELASQSKTTDATIAEFCTELGIETPF, encoded by the coding sequence ATGGCTGCCGAACAAAAACAAAAATTAGAACAACAACTCTGGAATATTGCAAATACCTTACGTGGGAAAATGGATGCCGATGATTTCAGGGATTACATCTTAGGGTTTATTTTCTACAAGTACCTGAGTACCAAAATGGATTTGTATGCCAACACCATCCTAAAACCAGACGGTTTAACTTTCCAGCAAATTGAAGGACACCCTGACGAAGTTGCCTTATTGGAAGAAATCAAACAATTGGCTTTGGACAAATTGGGCTATTTTTTGCTCCCTTCCGAATTGTTTTCGGAATTGGCGCGAAGAGGAAATGCAGGCGGAAAAAACAATTTCATCTTGGGCGATTTGGCCAAAGTATTGACGCATATTGAGCAAAGCACGATGGGTTCTGAAAGTGAGGAAGATTTTGGCAACCTGTTTTCCGACCTCGATTTAACCTCCCACAAACTAGGAAAATCCGAAGCCGACAAAAACGAATTGATCGTAAAAGTCTTGGTGCATTTGGACGAAATTGATTTTGATTTAGAAAACGTTGACAGCGATGTTCTGGGCGATGCCTACGAATATTTGATAGGACAGTTTGCCAGTGGCGCAGGCAAGAAAGCGGGCGAATTCTATACGCCACAACAAGTAAGCAGCATTTTGGCACAACTGGTGACGGTGGGCAAAGACCAACTCAAGAGCGTTTACGATCCTACTTGCGGGTCGGGTTCGTTGTTGTTGCGTGTTGCCAAAGAAGTAAAAGACGTTAGTGCTTTTTACGGACAGGAAATGAACCCAACGACCTACAACTTATGTCGCATGAACATGATTATGCACGACGTGCATTACAAACGTTTTGACATCAAGAACGAAGATACGCTGGAACGACCGCAACATTATGACATGCGTTTTGAAGCCATTGTGGCCAATCCCCCATTCTCGGCCAACTGGAGCGCGAGTCCTTTGTTCATGAACGACGACCGTTTCTCGGCTTATGGAAAACTCGCCCCAAGCAGCAAAGCCGATTTTGCCTTTGTGCAACACATGATACACCAGCTGGACGACAACGGAACGATGGCGATTGTTTTGCCCCACGGTGTTTTGTTTCGTGGCGGCGCCGAAGGACACATACGGGAATATTTGATAAAAGAGAAAAATTACTTGGATGCCGTAATAGGCTTGCCTGCCAATATTTTTTACGGCACTTCTATCCCAACCTGTATTTTGGTTTTGAAGAAAAAGAGAACCGATGCCCAAAACATTTTGTTTATAGACGCAAGCCAACATTACGAAAAGGTAAAAACCCAAAACGTGTTGCGTACCGAGGATATTGATAAAATCATAAGCACTTACGAAAAACGTAAACCAGAGGAAAAATACAGCCATATTGCCGCTTTAAGCGAAGTGGAAACCAACGATTACAACCTGAATATCCCTCGTTACGTGGATACTTTTGAAGAGGAAGATGCGGTAGATTTAAAAGCCATAACCACCGAATTGCGAGAACTGGCTTCACAAAGTAAAACCACCGATGCTACCATTGCTGAATTTTGTACGGAATTAGGAATTGAAACACCATTTTAA
- a CDS encoding restriction endonuclease subunit S has protein sequence MSTETLQIEKKTLVPQLRFSGFDGDWETNKLSDWKLKVIDGDRGTNYPNGDDFSTEGYCLFMNAKNVTKNGFSFETKMFITKEKDEKLRKGKLKRNDLILTTRGSVGNIAFYDDSIKFENLRINSGMVLIRNENSKIDSRFIYSSFFTPKLNRIIDTISFGSAQPQLTVKEINLFKFNIPTLPEQQKIASFLSAVDEKIQQLSRKKELLEQYKKGVMQQLFSGKLRFKDENGKDYPDWDYKVLDDVIDFVNGKGHEQNIDENGDFVVVNSKFVSTQGRVRKFCNTQISPLTKGDMVMVMSDVPNGKALAKCYLIEKDNVYTLNQRICGLKAKKDNLNEFMIYLLNRNKYYLSFDSGVGQTNLRKDEVLNCPLFIPTSIKEQQKIANFLSSIDVKIENTGQEIAQMQGFKKGLLQQLFV, from the coding sequence ATGAGTACAGAAACTTTACAAATAGAAAAGAAAACTCTTGTGCCACAATTACGGTTTTCAGGGTTTGATGGTGATTGGGAAACTAATAAACTTTCAGATTGGAAATTAAAAGTTATCGATGGTGATAGAGGAACAAATTATCCAAATGGTGATGATTTTTCAACAGAAGGATATTGTCTTTTTATGAATGCAAAAAATGTTACTAAAAATGGATTTTCTTTTGAGACAAAAATGTTTATCACGAAAGAAAAAGATGAAAAGTTAAGAAAAGGAAAACTGAAAAGGAATGATTTAATTCTAACAACAAGAGGTTCTGTTGGGAATATTGCATTTTATGATGATTCAATAAAATTTGAAAATTTAAGAATTAATTCAGGAATGGTTTTAATTAGAAATGAGAACTCTAAAATTGATTCCCGATTTATTTATTCTAGTTTTTTTACCCCAAAATTAAATCGAATAATAGATACTATTTCTTTTGGGAGTGCTCAACCACAGTTAACTGTTAAAGAAATTAATCTTTTCAAATTTAACATACCCACCCTCCCAGAACAACAAAAAATAGCTTCTTTTTTAAGTGCGGTCGATGAAAAAATACAGCAACTTTCCCGAAAAAAAGAATTATTAGAACAATACAAAAAAGGCGTAATGCAACAATTGTTCTCCGGGAAATTACGGTTTAAAGATGAGAATGGAAAGGATTATCCTGATTGGGATTACAAAGTTCTTGATGATGTAATTGATTTTGTTAATGGAAAAGGACATGAACAAAATATCGATGAAAATGGTGACTTTGTAGTTGTCAATTCTAAATTTGTTTCAACTCAAGGGAGAGTTAGAAAATTTTGTAACACTCAAATTTCTCCATTAACAAAAGGAGATATGGTTATGGTAATGAGTGACGTTCCTAATGGAAAAGCTCTTGCAAAATGTTATCTAATAGAAAAAGATAATGTTTACACTTTAAATCAACGTATTTGTGGATTGAAGGCTAAGAAAGATAATTTAAACGAATTCATGATTTATCTTCTTAACAGAAATAAATATTATTTAAGTTTTGACTCAGGAGTAGGTCAAACTAATCTAAGAAAAGATGAAGTATTAAATTGTCCCCTATTTATTCCAACTTCAATTAAAGAACAACAAAAAATCGCCAATTTCTTGTCGAGTATCGATGTTAAAATAGAAAATACGGGGCAAGAAATCGCCCAAATGCAAGGGTTCAAAAAAGGGTTGTTGCAGCAACTATTTGTGTAA
- a CDS encoding helix-turn-helix domain-containing protein: MKNQEMSIKLQALVSKTPSKWIVESNKRFEDKEGLRYSQQVAVRVLRTLREKKLSQKDLADLLKVTPQTVNKWVKGSENFGFFTIGRIEKALNIKLMHIYENNNSIVISSSNVITISNQIHTYLNKIEETMVGDKETKVIPLNTYINEEECMELKYNHS, from the coding sequence ATGAAAAATCAAGAAATGAGTATAAAGTTACAAGCATTAGTTTCTAAAACTCCCAGCAAATGGATAGTAGAAAGCAACAAAAGATTTGAGGATAAAGAAGGGTTACGATATTCTCAACAAGTTGCTGTTCGTGTTTTAAGAACTCTTAGAGAAAAAAAATTATCACAAAAAGACTTAGCCGATTTATTGAAAGTAACACCCCAAACAGTTAATAAATGGGTTAAAGGTTCTGAAAATTTTGGTTTCTTTACAATTGGTAGAATTGAAAAAGCATTAAATATTAAATTAATGCATATATATGAAAACAATAATAGCATTGTTATATCTTCTTCAAATGTAATTACAATAAGCAATCAAATACATACCTATTTAAATAAAATTGAGGAAACTATGGTAGGTGATAAAGAGACTAAAGTTATCCCGTTGAACACCTATATTAATGAGGAGGAATGTATGGAGTTAAAATATAATCATTCATAA
- a CDS encoding type I restriction endonuclease subunit R has translation MAHQSEALLENNLIKQLVGLNYSSVKIQDGNALVSNLKSQLEVFNETTFTVKEFDAIINHLAKGTVFEKAKTLRDRFQLDKEDGTSFYVRFFNTEDTSQNLYQVTNQISLEGSYKNRFDVTLLVNGLPLVQIELKRSGIEIKEAFNQINRYQMHSFWSNHGLFQYVQLFVISNGVNTKYLANNKLQSVKQTFFWADRNNKNITELPEFAAAFLNPEHLGKMVAHYIVINETHKVMMVLRPYQFFATEAIIHQVKNSNDNAYIWHTTGSGKTLTSFKASQILMVLPEVHKVVFVVDRKDLDYQTMNEFNAFKKDSVDVTDNTQSLIRQLTDNTKLVLTTIQKLNNAISERFSGKIEALRQKKIVFIFDECHRSQFGDTHDRITKFFDKSQLIGFTGTPIFAENASKNDYGKRTTKDLFGNCLHKYVITDAIRDQNVLRFGIEYVGKYKNKSKTFIDIEVEDIDKQEVLNSEKRINKIVDYIIAYHNQKTFGRDYSALLAVSSIDNVIQYYDLFQQKKEAGEHDLRIATIFTYGTNEDSDEAQDFLPGDEVDFDVLAEAPTSYQSKRTRDKLETYIGDYNRMYGTSFSTKDSQQFENYFKNISQRLKDREKENFNPEKDRLDLVIVVNMMLTGFDAKKVNTLYVDKNLKQHGLIQAYSRTNRILGEQKSQGNILSFRNLKKATDDAITLFSNKEAVEVVTLPDYEKIADKFDEALKSLREITPTYQSVNDLESEEDEAQFVEAFRKVLRAMNVLQSYTDFDWDDFPIDEQEFEDYKSKYLDLYEKVKRDTEKQKTSILDEIDFELELIHRDQINVAYILKLLAQLKGAKTPSAAAVQRKAIIDLLGGDIQLRSKRELIQKFIDENMPHIKDGDNIEDEFEKFWQDQKVLALGKLCEDEHLDKAQFKALIDAYIYSGREPIKDEVFQCLDNRPSVLQARTIGDRIIAKMKEFVEVFVKGMMA, from the coding sequence ATGGCACATCAATCAGAAGCCCTACTAGAAAACAACTTAATCAAGCAATTGGTTGGTTTAAACTATTCCTCTGTAAAAATTCAGGATGGCAATGCCTTGGTTTCCAATCTCAAAAGCCAGCTCGAAGTTTTTAACGAAACCACTTTCACCGTCAAGGAGTTTGATGCCATCATCAATCACTTGGCCAAAGGCACTGTTTTTGAAAAAGCCAAAACGCTTCGGGATCGTTTTCAGTTGGACAAAGAAGACGGTACTTCGTTTTATGTTCGTTTTTTTAATACGGAAGATACTAGCCAAAATTTATATCAAGTTACCAATCAAATCAGTCTGGAAGGAAGTTACAAGAACCGTTTTGATGTCACGCTTTTGGTCAACGGTTTGCCTTTGGTGCAAATAGAACTCAAGCGTTCGGGCATCGAAATCAAGGAAGCTTTCAACCAAATCAATCGCTACCAAATGCACTCTTTTTGGAGCAATCACGGTTTGTTTCAGTACGTGCAATTGTTTGTGATAAGCAATGGCGTGAACACCAAATATTTGGCAAACAACAAATTGCAATCGGTCAAACAAACCTTCTTTTGGGCAGATCGAAATAATAAAAACATCACCGAGTTACCCGAGTTTGCAGCAGCATTCCTGAATCCGGAACATTTGGGCAAAATGGTGGCGCATTATATCGTGATTAACGAAACCCACAAGGTAATGATGGTCTTGCGTCCGTATCAATTTTTTGCCACGGAAGCCATTATTCATCAAGTGAAAAACTCGAATGACAACGCCTACATTTGGCATACCACGGGTTCGGGAAAAACTTTGACATCTTTCAAGGCAAGCCAAATTCTGATGGTATTGCCCGAAGTACACAAAGTGGTTTTTGTGGTGGATAGGAAAGATTTGGATTACCAAACGATGAACGAGTTCAACGCATTCAAAAAAGACAGCGTTGATGTCACGGACAACACCCAATCCTTGATACGACAATTGACGGATAACACCAAGTTGGTTTTAACCACGATTCAAAAATTAAACAATGCCATTTCGGAACGATTTTCGGGTAAAATAGAAGCGTTGCGCCAAAAGAAAATCGTCTTTATATTTGACGAATGCCATCGTTCGCAGTTTGGAGACACCCACGACCGTATTACGAAGTTCTTTGATAAAAGCCAATTAATCGGTTTCACGGGAACACCCATATTTGCCGAAAACGCTTCGAAGAATGATTATGGAAAACGCACCACCAAAGACTTGTTTGGAAATTGCCTGCACAAATACGTGATTACCGATGCCATTCGGGATCAAAATGTATTGCGTTTTGGGATTGAATATGTAGGGAAATACAAAAACAAAAGCAAGACTTTTATCGACATCGAAGTCGAAGATATTGATAAACAGGAAGTATTGAATTCTGAAAAACGAATCAACAAAATCGTTGACTACATTATTGCCTACCACAACCAAAAAACCTTTGGCAGAGATTATTCGGCCTTGTTGGCGGTAAGCAGCATCGATAACGTGATTCAGTATTATGATTTGTTTCAACAAAAGAAAGAGGCTGGCGAACACGATTTGCGCATTGCCACTATTTTCACTTATGGCACCAACGAAGACTCAGACGAAGCGCAGGATTTTTTGCCGGGTGATGAAGTCGATTTTGATGTTTTGGCGGAAGCTCCAACTAGTTATCAATCCAAGCGCACCCGAGATAAACTGGAAACCTATATTGGCGATTACAACAGGATGTACGGCACCAGTTTTTCGACCAAAGACAGCCAACAATTTGAGAATTATTTCAAGAATATCAGCCAACGCTTGAAAGACCGGGAAAAGGAAAATTTCAATCCCGAAAAAGACCGTTTGGATCTTGTGATTGTAGTCAATATGATGCTTACGGGTTTTGATGCCAAAAAAGTAAACACGCTTTATGTGGACAAAAACTTGAAGCAACACGGCTTGATTCAGGCTTATTCCAGAACCAATCGCATCTTGGGAGAACAGAAATCACAAGGCAATATTTTGTCCTTCAGGAACCTCAAAAAAGCCACGGACGATGCGATTACCTTGTTTTCCAACAAAGAGGCTGTTGAAGTGGTTACCCTACCCGATTATGAAAAGATAGCGGATAAATTTGACGAAGCCTTGAAAAGCTTACGAGAAATCACTCCAACTTACCAAAGCGTAAATGATTTAGAGAGCGAAGAAGACGAAGCGCAATTTGTAGAAGCCTTCCGAAAAGTATTGCGAGCCATGAATGTATTGCAATCCTACACCGATTTTGATTGGGATGATTTCCCTATTGACGAGCAGGAATTTGAAGACTATAAAAGCAAATACTTGGACTTATACGAAAAGGTAAAACGAGATACTGAAAAACAAAAAACATCGATTCTGGACGAGATCGATTTTGAATTGGAATTAATCCACAGAGACCAAATAAACGTTGCTTATATCTTGAAATTGTTGGCCCAATTGAAAGGAGCCAAAACACCGTCGGCAGCAGCTGTGCAAAGAAAAGCCATCATTGATTTATTGGGTGGTGATATCCAGTTAAGAAGCAAACGGGAATTGATTCAAAAATTCATTGACGAGAATATGCCCCATATCAAAGACGGCGACAATATTGAAGATGAATTTGAAAAATTCTGGCAAGACCAAAAAGTACTGGCTTTGGGCAAATTGTGCGAAGACGAACACCTGGACAAAGCCCAATTCAAAGCCTTAATCGATGCTTACATTTACAGCGGTCGAGAACCCATAAAAGACGAAGTTTTCCAATGTTTGGACAACAGACCCAGTGTTTTGCAAGCTAGAACCATTGGCGATCGCATCATTGCCAAAATGAAGGAGTTTGTGGAGGTTTTTGTGAAAGGTATGATGGCGTAA